From a single Callithrix jacchus isolate 240 chromosome 5, calJac240_pri, whole genome shotgun sequence genomic region:
- the CTDNEP1 gene encoding CTD nuclear envelope phosphatase 1 isoform X2: protein MMRTQCLLGLRTFVAFAAKLWSFFIYLLRRQIRTVIQYQTVRYDILPLSPVSRNRLAQVKRKILVLDLDETLIHSHHDGVLRPTVRPGTPPDFILKVVIDKHPVRFFVHKRPHVDFFLEVVSQWYELVVFTASMEIYGSAVADKLDNSRSILKRRYYRQHCTLELGSYIKDLSVVHSDLSSIVILDNSPGAYRSHPDNAIPIKSWFSDPSDTALLNLLPMLDALRFTADVRSVLSRNLHQHRL, encoded by the exons ATGATGCGGACGCAGTGTCTGCTGGGGCTGCGCACGTTCGTGGCCTTCGCCGCCAAGCTCTGGAGCTTCTTCATTTACCTTTTGCGGAGGCAGATCCGCACG GTAATTCAGTACCAAACTGTTCGATATGATATCCTACCCTTATCTCCTGTGTCCCGGAATCGGCTAG CCCAGGTGAAGAGGAAGATCCTGGTGCTGGATCTGGATGAGACACTTATTCACTCCCACCATGATGGGGTCCTGAGGCCCACAGTCCGGCCTGGAACACCTCCTGACTTCATCCTTaag GTGGTAATAGACAAACATCCTGTCCGGTTTTTTGTACATAAGAGGCCTCATGTGGATTTCTTCTTGGAAGTG GTGAGCCAGTGGTACGAGCTGGTGGTGTTTACAGCAAGCATGGAGATCTATGGCTCTGCTGTGGCAGATAAACTGGACAATAGCAGAAGCATCCTCAAGAGGCGATACTATAGACAG CACTGCACTTTGGAGTTGGGCAGCTACATCAAGGACCTCTCTGTGGTCCACAGTGACCTCTCCAGCATTGTGATCCTGGATAACTCCCCAGGGGCTTACAGGAGCCATCCAG acaatgccatccccatcaaatCCTGGTTCAGTGACCCCAGCGACACAGCCCTTCTCAACCTGCTCCCGATGCTGGATGCCCTCAG GTTCACTGCTGATGTCCGTTCCGTGCTGAGCCGAAACCTTCACCAACATAGGCTCTG A
- the CTDNEP1 gene encoding CTD nuclear envelope phosphatase 1 isoform X1: MMRTQCLLGLRTFVAFAAKLWSFFIYLLRRQIRTVIQYQTVRYDILPLSPVSRNRLAQVKRKILVLDLDETLIHSHHDGVLRPTVRPGTPPDFILKVVIDKHPVRFFVHKRPHVDFFLEVVSQWYELVVFTASMEIYGSAVADKLDNSRSILKRRYYRQHCTLELGSYIKDLSVVHSDLSSIVILDNSPGAYRSHPDNAIPIKSWFSDPSDTALLNLLPMLDALRFTADVRSVLSRNLHQHRLW, from the exons ATGATGCGGACGCAGTGTCTGCTGGGGCTGCGCACGTTCGTGGCCTTCGCCGCCAAGCTCTGGAGCTTCTTCATTTACCTTTTGCGGAGGCAGATCCGCACG GTAATTCAGTACCAAACTGTTCGATATGATATCCTACCCTTATCTCCTGTGTCCCGGAATCGGCTAG CCCAGGTGAAGAGGAAGATCCTGGTGCTGGATCTGGATGAGACACTTATTCACTCCCACCATGATGGGGTCCTGAGGCCCACAGTCCGGCCTGGAACACCTCCTGACTTCATCCTTaag GTGGTAATAGACAAACATCCTGTCCGGTTTTTTGTACATAAGAGGCCTCATGTGGATTTCTTCTTGGAAGTG GTGAGCCAGTGGTACGAGCTGGTGGTGTTTACAGCAAGCATGGAGATCTATGGCTCTGCTGTGGCAGATAAACTGGACAATAGCAGAAGCATCCTCAAGAGGCGATACTATAGACAG CACTGCACTTTGGAGTTGGGCAGCTACATCAAGGACCTCTCTGTGGTCCACAGTGACCTCTCCAGCATTGTGATCCTGGATAACTCCCCAGGGGCTTACAGGAGCCATCCAG acaatgccatccccatcaaatCCTGGTTCAGTGACCCCAGCGACACAGCCCTTCTCAACCTGCTCCCGATGCTGGATGCCCTCAG GTTCACTGCTGATGTCCGTTCCGTGCTGAGCCGAAACCTTCACCAACATAGGCTCTGGTGA
- the ELP5 gene encoding elongator complex protein 5 isoform X1 codes for MLDSLLALGGLVLLRDSVEWEGRSLLKALVKKSALCGEQVHILGCEVSEEEFREGFDSDINNRLVYHDFFRDPLNWSKTGEALPGGPLGALRAMCKRTDLGPVTIALDSLSWLLLHLPCATLCQTLHAVSYQDSCPPGDGSPVGKVHVLGLLHEELHGPGPMGALSSLAQTEVTLGGTMGQASARILCRRPQQHPTDQTQWFSILPDFSLHLQEGPSKEFQPQSDPHIPLVDPMAHLTFNLHLSKKEREARDSLTLPFQFSSEKQEALLRPRPSQATSHIFYEPDAYDDLDQEDPDDDLDI; via the exons ATGTTGGACTCGCTGTTGGCTCTGGGTGGCCTGGTGCTGCTTCGGG ATTCCGTGGAGTGGGAGGGGCGCAGTCTCTTGAAGGCGCTTGTCAAGAAATCTGCCCTATG TGGGGAGCAAGTGCATATCTTGGGCTGTGAAGTAAGCGAGGAAGAGTTTCGTGAAGGTTTTGACTCTGATATCAACAATCG GCTGGTTTACCATGACTTCTTCAGAGACCCTCTCAACTGGTCAAAAACTGGGGAGGCCCTTCCTGGGGGACCACTGGGAGCCTTGAGAGCCATGTGCAAGAGGACAGATCTTGGTCCTGTCACCATTGCTCTCGATTCACTCAGCTGGCTGTTGCTTCATCTTCCCTGTGCCACACTCTGCCAGACCCTGCATGCAGTGAGCTATCAGGACTCCTGTCCTCCTG GTGACGGCTCCCCAGTGGGGAAGGTGCATGTGCTGGGCTTGCTACACGAAGAGCTTCATGGACCAGGCCCCATGGGAGCTCTCAGCAGCCTCGCTCAGACTGAAGTGACCCTGGGCGGTACAATGGGCCAGGCTTCAGCCCGCATCTTGTGTCGGAGGCCCCAACAGCACCCAACTGATCAG acTCAGTGGTTCTCCATCCTTCCAGACTTCAGCCTGCATCTCCAAGAGGGACCCTCCAAAGAGTTCCAGCCCCAATCAGATCCTCATATACCCCTG GTGGATCCCATGGCTCATTTGACCTTTAACCTTCACCTGtccaagaaagagagagaagccagaGATAGCCTGACCCTGCCCTTCCAGTTCAGCTCTGAAAA ACAGGAGGCTCTACTGCGGCCTAGGCCAAGCCAGGCTACCAGCCACATCTTCTATGAGCCAGATGCTTATGATGACCTGGACCAAGAAGACCCAGATGATGACCTAGATATCTGA
- the ELP5 gene encoding elongator complex protein 5 isoform X2, translating into MLDSLLALGGLVLLRDSVEWEGRSLLKALVKKSALWLVYHDFFRDPLNWSKTGEALPGGPLGALRAMCKRTDLGPVTIALDSLSWLLLHLPCATLCQTLHAVSYQDSCPPGDGSPVGKVHVLGLLHEELHGPGPMGALSSLAQTEVTLGGTMGQASARILCRRPQQHPTDQTQWFSILPDFSLHLQEGPSKEFQPQSDPHIPLVDPMAHLTFNLHLSKKEREARDSLTLPFQFSSEKQEALLRPRPSQATSHIFYEPDAYDDLDQEDPDDDLDI; encoded by the exons ATGTTGGACTCGCTGTTGGCTCTGGGTGGCCTGGTGCTGCTTCGGG ATTCCGTGGAGTGGGAGGGGCGCAGTCTCTTGAAGGCGCTTGTCAAGAAATCTGCCCTATG GCTGGTTTACCATGACTTCTTCAGAGACCCTCTCAACTGGTCAAAAACTGGGGAGGCCCTTCCTGGGGGACCACTGGGAGCCTTGAGAGCCATGTGCAAGAGGACAGATCTTGGTCCTGTCACCATTGCTCTCGATTCACTCAGCTGGCTGTTGCTTCATCTTCCCTGTGCCACACTCTGCCAGACCCTGCATGCAGTGAGCTATCAGGACTCCTGTCCTCCTG GTGACGGCTCCCCAGTGGGGAAGGTGCATGTGCTGGGCTTGCTACACGAAGAGCTTCATGGACCAGGCCCCATGGGAGCTCTCAGCAGCCTCGCTCAGACTGAAGTGACCCTGGGCGGTACAATGGGCCAGGCTTCAGCCCGCATCTTGTGTCGGAGGCCCCAACAGCACCCAACTGATCAG acTCAGTGGTTCTCCATCCTTCCAGACTTCAGCCTGCATCTCCAAGAGGGACCCTCCAAAGAGTTCCAGCCCCAATCAGATCCTCATATACCCCTG GTGGATCCCATGGCTCATTTGACCTTTAACCTTCACCTGtccaagaaagagagagaagccagaGATAGCCTGACCCTGCCCTTCCAGTTCAGCTCTGAAAA ACAGGAGGCTCTACTGCGGCCTAGGCCAAGCCAGGCTACCAGCCACATCTTCTATGAGCCAGATGCTTATGATGACCTGGACCAAGAAGACCCAGATGATGACCTAGATATCTGA
- the CLDN7 gene encoding claudin-7 codes for MANSGLQLLGFSMALLGWVGLVACTAIPQWQMSSYAGDNIITAQAMYKGLWMDCVTQSTGMMSCKMYDSVLALSAAMQATRALMVVSLVLGFLAMFVATMGMKCTRCGGDDKVKKARIAMGGGIIFVVAGLAALVACSWYGHQIVTDFYNPLIPTNIKYEFGPAIFIGWAGSALVILGGALLSCSCPGNESKTGYPAPRSYPKPNSAKEYV; via the exons ATGGCCAATTCGGGCCTGCAGCTGCTGGGCTTCTCTATGGCTCTGCTGGGCTGGGTGGGTCTGGTGGCCTGCACCGCCATCCCACAGTGGCAGATGAGCTCGTATGCGGGCGACAACATCATCACGGCCCAGGCCATGTACAAGGGGCTGTGGATGGACTGCGTCACGCAGAGCACTGGGATGATGAGCTGCAAAATGTACGACTCGGTGCTCGCCTTGTCCG CGGCCATGCAGGCCACTCGAGCCCTAATGGTGGTCTCCCTGGTGCTGGGCTTCCTGGCCATGTTTGTGGCCACGATGGGCATGAAGTGCACGCGCTGTGGGGGAGACGACAAAGTGAAGAAGGCCCGTATAGCCATGGGTGGAGGCATAATTTTCGTCGTGGCAG GTCTTGCCGCCTTGGTAGCTTGTTCCTGGTATGGCCATCAGATTGTCACAGACTTTTATAACCCTTTGATTCCTACCAACATTAA GTATGAGTTTGGCCCTGCCATCTTTATTGGCTGGGCAGGGTCTGCCCTGGTCATCTTGGGAGGTGCACTGCTCTCCTGTTCCTGTCCTGGGAATGAGAGCAAGACTGGGTACCCTGCACCCCGCTCTTACCCTAAGCCCAACTCTGCCAAGGAGTACGTGTGA